The stretch of DNA AAGAATGAAGAAAGAGAGCTCATCAATCGAGCTCTCTTTTAGATTCACTTCATTTACTGTTTATAAATATAAGAACATGTCTTTCGATGACGCGTTCGGCAAGAAAACCATGGAATTCCTCAATTTAGAACCATTGATTAAACATAAAAAGACCCCCAGTTAAGAGTATCTTTTGTTTTTATAATATCAATTTTGTAGTAGTATAAATCTCTTATCAAAGGTCGTATGAAATGTGTGAAATACAGGAGTAGCAGGTTTGAACCTATCAACATCCGGATATTTTTCGTTATATTCTTCGATAAAGTTATTTATTGGCATATTATTACTCTCTAAATTTAGCTGTATTCCCGGTGCATGCTGTCCGAATCCTATAAAATCAAGGAAATGAGTGTAATTGGTTTCATTGAGACCTCAGTTATTGTAAAATTTCATACATATGTTTTTGATGAAAAAAGTCCCTCCATTTGGAAGAACTTTAATGACTTATTTTGTTCTGATTTTCCCAGTCCACTGACGGAAACCGCCTTGCAGTTGGTAAATCTGGTTATATCCTTTTTTCTTAAGGAACAATGCCGTACGTGCGCTTCTTGCGCTATTTTGGCAATATAAGTATACGGGCTTGTCCGCACGAATTTCTTTGTAACGCTGACGCATTTGTGATGAAGGAATATTACGTGCTCCAAGGATATGTCCACCTTCAAATTCTTTAGGTTCACGCACATCCACAAGTTGTGCTTTACGGTATCCTTCAATGAATTGTTCTTGTGTTAAACCTGATACAGCCTTTTTTAATCGCAAAGACGAGATTAAAAAGTAAATGATCAAACCAAATAATGCAGCAGAGCTAATGTATACAAATGTCAAAACAACTTTCCCCTTTCTATCTATGTTCTTATTATAAAAGAAAGTGTAGCCACAATACAATCGGTTTGTTAATATGAATAGCATTGTGACATTTTGAGGAGGAAAATATATGTCTAAACCGATTTGGTATTTTATTAATTCTGGCGCTTGCAGTCCGTCCTTCAATATGGCGCTGGATGAAGCTTTAATGGACTGGCATAGTGATGGGATCCTTCCACCTATTGTCCGATTCTATGGATGGGCACCTGCAACATTATCCATAGGTTATTTTCAAAATGTCAAAAAAGAAATCAACATGGAAGCTGTCAAAGAGCATAACTTAGGTTTTGTCAGACGTCCCACCGGAGGACGTGGCGTATTGCATGAACATGAATTAACATATAGCATTATCGTCAGTGAAGACTATCAAGATATGCCTGCGACCGTCACGGAAGCTTACCGTGTGCTGAGTGAAGGGTTATTGATTGGCTTTCAGAAGCTTGGATTGAACGCCTATTTCTCGGTGCCTGATACTGATAAAATGAAGAGTGATTTAAAAAATCCAAAAAG from Paenisporosarcina sp. FSL H8-0542 encodes:
- a CDS encoding biotin/lipoate A/B protein ligase family protein encodes the protein MSKPIWYFINSGACSPSFNMALDEALMDWHSDGILPPIVRFYGWAPATLSIGYFQNVKKEINMEAVKEHNLGFVRRPTGGRGVLHEHELTYSIIVSEDYQDMPATVTEAYRVLSEGLLIGFQKLGLNAYFSVPDTDKMKSDLKNPKSAVCFDAPSWYELVVEGKKVAGSAQTRQKGVILQHGAILLDLDEDKLVSLFNYPSEAVKERVRRGLPQKAVAINRLRETPVTIEECEEAFKDGFAEGLNVNFQPYVLTIEQLDYVKKLETRRYANDEWTYRK
- a CDS encoding rhodanese-like domain-containing protein, with protein sequence MTFVYISSAALFGLIIYFLISSLRLKKAVSGLTQEQFIEGYRKAQLVDVREPKEFEGGHILGARNIPSSQMRQRYKEIRADKPVYLYCQNSARSARTALFLKKKGYNQIYQLQGGFRQWTGKIRTK